GTTGATGAGTGGTACCCGATCTTATTTCCTGCCCTCAGCCTTCCCACGGTCTCGCATTAGGTGCCGTGCTACTGCATGATAGGCGGGCAGCGATGTGGAGTCGTTCGCAGTATTGCTGGCGAGGGGATGGCTGGCAAATCGCCCAATGACTACGGCAGCTGTGGGGTCGATGTACAGCGACTGACCGTGAACTCCTCGCGCCATAAAGGCGCCGTGGTCGTTATGTGTGATCCACCACATATTTCGGTAACTCCATCCCTTCAGCACGGGAAATCCGGCCTTGGTAAAGTCTTGCGCGCTCCCACCTCGGCGAATATCGGCCACGACTGCTTGGGGAACAATCTGATGTCCGTTATAGTGCCCGTTGTTGCGAATCATTTCGCCGAATCGCGCAAGGTCGCGAAGACCCATGTTCAGACCTCCGCCCGCGAAAGGTGTTCCGATGGAGTCAACCGACATGTAGGCATCCTGCTCAGCGCCCAGCTTGCTCCAGATTCGCTCTGAAAGTAGTTGAGCAACGGAACGTCCGCTTACCCGAGCGAGAATCCATCCCAGCGCATCGGCGTTGGCCGTACGGTAGTGGAACGCGTCCCCGTGCGTGCCATCCGGCTGGATGGACTGGAGAAAATCGTAGTAGGAACGCGGTCCCGTGTAGTCTTTTGGTTTGGGCAGCGGATTGCCGGCTGCAGTGTGGGCCCAGACCTCTGCCTTCGGATCGGAGTAGTCTTCGCTGAAACGTATGCCCGTGGTCATATCCATGACCTGACGCACTGTGGCGCTAGCAAATGCCGACTGCTCAAGCTCCGGGACATATTCAGCTACGCGAACATCGGGGTCCAATGTTCCTTCGGCAACCATCATGGCAGCCAGCGTTCCGATAAAGGTTTTTGTGATGGACATTCCGCCGTGCTGTCCATCTGGGTTCAATACGCCGAAGTACTGCTCATACACCACCCGGCCCTCATGGAGGACTATAATACCGTCGGTGTAGTTCGCCAGCAGTGACTCTTGCCAGGTCATGGGGCGCTCACTGCCAGGCGGCAGGAATGTGATGGCGTCGATGTCGTCCCGCAGTGTCCACTCAAACTGAGCTGGTGTACCCGTCCCACGCGAGACGTTGACCGTCGGCATCAGCTGTCTGAAGTTAGCGACGCTCCAGCGCATCGTTGGAAAGCGAAAGTAGCTACCGTCCTCAAATCGAACCACTCGGTCATCTGGGGGTGGTGAACCAACCATCCAGCCGAGTGTGGCTGGGTCACTGTCGATTGCGTTGGGAAAGGTCTGGTCAGCTGAATAGGCGCTATGTGACGTGAGAGGTAGAAGCGCGGTGACAATGAGAGTAGCTGAAAGCCCTCGCAAGGCCAATGAGCTCATCATGTTCTCCTTGTCGCTTGAAGCGGGATGTCGGTTTTTGGTTTAGCACGTTGCCAAACGTGCTATCAAGAATGGGAGTGCTCGAGGGAAGATGAAGGGCGAAAACATCACGGCTAGATTTGCTCTACTTCCGAAATGATCGTGTGGTACCCACTCGCGCCGGCTGGTTGTGGGCGGACGATTTCGGCGATTTGGAGTTGGCCTTTCGTATCTGTGGCCCGTACGACGGTCTGAAACTTCCCTGGCTTGGGCGGTCGCCAGGTATATGTCCAGATCACCCAGGAATAAGGGGACATTGGCGGTTCAATCTGG
The nucleotide sequence above comes from Nitrospira sp.. Encoded proteins:
- a CDS encoding serine hydrolase, which gives rise to MMSSLALRGLSATLIVTALLPLTSHSAYSADQTFPNAIDSDPATLGWMVGSPPPDDRVVRFEDGSYFRFPTMRWSVANFRQLMPTVNVSRGTGTPAQFEWTLRDDIDAITFLPPGSERPMTWQESLLANYTDGIIVLHEGRVVYEQYFGVLNPDGQHGGMSITKTFIGTLAAMMVAEGTLDPDVRVAEYVPELEQSAFASATVRQVMDMTTGIRFSEDYSDPKAEVWAHTAAGNPLPKPKDYTGPRSYYDFLQSIQPDGTHGDAFHYRTANADALGWILARVSGRSVAQLLSERIWSKLGAEQDAYMSVDSIGTPFAGGGLNMGLRDLARFGEMIRNNGHYNGHQIVPQAVVADIRRGGSAQDFTKAGFPVLKGWSYRNMWWITHNDHGAFMARGVHGQSLYIDPTAAVVIGRFASHPLASNTANDSTSLPAYHAVARHLMRDRGKAEGRK